A stretch of DNA from Candidatus Margulisiibacteriota bacterium:
ATACGGGAACATTGATCTTTTCCAGAAAAAAACTTATGGCGCCTATATGGTCTTCATGACCATGGGTTACAACAATACCCTTTATTTTATTTTTATTTTGTATAAGGTAAGAAAAATCCGGTATTTCTTTATCTATTCCGAAAACATCAACATCCGGGAACATAATTCCCACATCCAGAACAATGATCTCCTCACCGTATTCAAAGGCCATCATATTTTTACCGATACCGTCCAGCCCGCCGAAAACGATCAGTTTTAAAGTTTTTTTAGAAAAAATTATAGTATCCTCAACTCCTTCAATGTTTGTTTTATCTGTGCTCTTTCCGCATCATTTACAGCAACCAGCGGCAGTCTTGTACCCCCGGCCTGATAACCGATAAGGTTCATGGCTTCTTTTACCGGGGCCGGATTGGATGTTATAAATAATACTTTAAACAGTTTCATTAATTTGTCATTCAGAGCCTCAGCTTCTTTATGCTTTCCCTGAACCCAGAGATCAATCATTTCTTTAATTTCTTTACCTACTATATGCGAAGCCACACTGACAATACCATAACCTCCCATTTTTACCACATCCAGGGTTATGCCATCATCACCGCTATAAATTTTAAGGTCTTTATCTTTGCTCAGATCAATGATTTTTTTAATCTGTTCCAGATTGCCGGAAGCTTCTTTCATGGCTACATAATTAGAAGCTTTTTCTACAATCCTTATCCAGGTTTCCGGCAGCATGTTCACTCCGGTCCTGCCCGGGATATTGTAAATCATCAGCGGTAAATCCACATTTTCCGCTACTTTCACAAAATGCTGGAACATACCTTCCTGTGAAGGTTTATTATAATAAGGTACAACAATCATGGCCCCATGTACGCCAATGGACTCAGCCAACTTGGTATATTTAATGGTAGTTGCTGTGGAATTGCTTCCTGTACCGGCAATAACTTTGAC
This window harbors:
- the dapA gene encoding 4-hydroxy-tetrahydrodipicolinate synthase; this encodes MIDFGRVVTAMITPFDKDGEINFKEVRRIARKLANEGSQAIVVTGTTGESPTLTHEEDLLLYSIVLEEVGNEVKVIAGTGSNSTATTIKYTKLAESIGVHGAMIVVPYYNKPSQEGMFQHFVKVAENVDLPLMIYNIPGRTGVNMLPETWIRIVEKASNYVAMKEASGNLEQIKKIIDLSKDKDLKIYSGDDGITLDVVKMGGYGIVSVASHIVGKEIKEMIDLWVQGKHKEAEALNDKLMKLFKVLFITSNPAPVKEAMNLIGYQAGGTRLPLVAVNDAERAQIKQTLKELRIL